TCCAGATCTTGCGGAGTCACAGGAGGTACTAGATAGTCACTCGCGCCTGATGCCAGCATGCCACGGTAGATGAAAATTTCACCTGAATGGCCGATAGCGATAATTTGACAGCCTGTACGCTTAATCAAGCGCTGCACGGCTTGTTTTGATTCAGCCAGTTCACAATTCAACACATCGAGAAATATTGTCTTGATGCCATGCTTCAGAACGTGTCGCACTACGTCGTCTTCTTGATTTGAAGAGACAGTGATGTTGTGGATACCAAAGTCATTCAGTGTATGCGTAAGCGCTAGGGCATCGAGTTGCTCAGACGCTGCGATCAGTACCGTTAACTGGTGTACTTGATTCATAGCGTACCTCCTTGCGTGGTCGTCGAAGAACCATTATTTGGCTGTTGGTTTTGGGCTGGTGGAGCAAAGTAGTTATCGATACTAGAGACAGCTTTCTGCCCTTGAGCACCATTAATCGGTTGACCGACGATCAGGTCTTTAGGGTTGGCTACCATTTGTGCAAGCGCATTGGCATTTGCACACCCAAAATTGCGCTGAGTACGGTAGGCGTTGAGCGTCGTTCTTGGCGTTTTACCCGCGTCACAGGCTGTGACTTTGGCGCGGTAAGACTCGACTAAAATAGTGATGTCGCCTTTACCTACTGTTGCTTCGTCTGCTACCCAAATTTGTGAGGGGTAGAGACCTGATTCGATAAGGTGAAGTCTTACTTTCTCGAGCTGCTTTTCACCTTTGGGAGTTGTTTTTTCTATTTTGACCATCAAGCTACTCGCGCTGCCTCGACGAGCGATAAAGTCAGAAATATCGGCCTTTTCCTGAGCCGACAGCGTTTTCCCGGCAAGTGTCAGAGAGAACTTGTTAGTCACAGACACCACATCGACTGATGGTTGTTGAGTGGTTGGCGTAGGTGCGCATCCCGCCAACACAAATAGGGCAGGGAGCAATAAGGATAATTTATTCATGGTGTCCTCAGTAATAGAACCCGTTGTCACCCAGCAAGCGAGGCTTGTGGTTGTCGGTGTATGTGTCTTGGTCGTGTGTTCTTTTACGCTGAATTCTTGGCCATGCTAGAAGACGTTCTACATCACTCAGTGGAATGAGACCGTCGGTTGGTAGCTGCATTGAATCTGAACGAGTTGGCTGCACTAGGTAAGCCGTGACAATGATGATCAACTCTGTTTCTCGACGAGTGAATTCAGTTGAACGGAACAGACTGCCTAGTACAGGTACTTCACCGATAAGCGGCACTTTTTGCAGTTGTTCAATGTCTTCTGATTTCAATAAGCCGCCCAAGGCAAAGCTCTGTCCACTGGCTAATTCGATGGTGGTAGCAGCGCTACGAGTAGTAAAAGAGGGGAAGTTAGTCCCGTGTATCACTTGCTGGCTTTCGATGGAGACGTTACTGACCTCTGGGTTCACCTTTAAACTGATGCGATTTTGGCTGAGCACTGTTGGAGTGAAGTTCAGTTTTACACCGAAGTCTTTGTACTCGATTTGAGTGGTATCAGCAGTGATCAAAGGCAATGGAACCTGACCACCCACCAGAAACTCAGCATCTTCGCCGGACATCGCCGTCAAGTTAGGCTCAGCCAGTACAGACATCATGCCGTTTGTCGCTAGTGCATCAATCAGTGCGGTAATGCTTGGTTTGCCCCAGCTGCTGACGTTCGGCAGCTTTGAGAATGAAAACTGTCCAACACCACCTGCGATAGAGCCCCACTTGATCCCCAATTTGTTCGAAACATTTCTCGATACTTCAGCGATTTTCACTCGAATGTTGACCTGGTTTGGCATGGTGACAACCAATTGATTGATCAGCTCATCTTCATTGGATTGCATTGGCTGATCTTTCGTCGTCGTATTGCTACTACCTGCACCGTTTTGAGTGTTTGAGCTTTCTTGTTGCTGGGTTTGGTCAACAATAGGAGACAAGTAACCTTTCGCCAAGGACACGATATTATGCGCCATCATAGGTGAAGGCACTTGCCCTTTGAGCCATAGTTTTCCACCCAGAGATTCCGCATTTACGGACGCTTCTGGGAACTTGCTTTTGACCAATTCATTGAATTCGCGGCTGTTGTGAGTCACGCGAATCTTATTGGTATAGATGACGCGTTCTTGCTCGTTCAAAACAGTGATAGTGGCACTGCCAGCTCGCTTACCAAATACCATCACCTTGGTGTTGGTTAATGTCTGGTAATCCGCAATGTGGGTGCTAGAGATGAAAATCGACTTCGCTTTTTCTGGTAAGCGAATCATTTTTGCCTCATTGATTGTTACATCAAGCGCAGATGCTGCTGACGCAAAAGAGAGGCACAGGCTTGATAGTAGGAGAATCCCCCACCAACGACAGGTACTAGCCATTGTTATCAGCTCCGGTTTTATTGTTGATCGTTTTGTTGTCGGCTCTAAATTCCACCAAACCGACGTCAGGCAGTACCTGAGTTGTGTCTGGCGAGATGGCTTTCAGCGTCGCTGAATTTGCGTGCTGAGTTTGACTTGGGTCTTCGTTTTGCCCGCGTAAGACAAGTGTTAACTTGCCTAATTGCTTAGCCAAAACAACTTGGTTTGCTTG
The window above is part of the Vibrio chagasii genome. Proteins encoded here:
- a CDS encoding type II and III secretion system protein family protein; translated protein: MASTCRWWGILLLSSLCLSFASAASALDVTINEAKMIRLPEKAKSIFISSTHIADYQTLTNTKVMVFGKRAGSATITVLNEQERVIYTNKIRVTHNSREFNELVKSKFPEASVNAESLGGKLWLKGQVPSPMMAHNIVSLAKGYLSPIVDQTQQQESSNTQNGAGSSNTTTKDQPMQSNEDELINQLVVTMPNQVNIRVKIAEVSRNVSNKLGIKWGSIAGGVGQFSFSKLPNVSSWGKPSITALIDALATNGMMSVLAEPNLTAMSGEDAEFLVGGQVPLPLITADTTQIEYKDFGVKLNFTPTVLSQNRISLKVNPEVSNVSIESQQVIHGTNFPSFTTRSAATTIELASGQSFALGGLLKSEDIEQLQKVPLIGEVPVLGSLFRSTEFTRRETELIIIVTAYLVQPTRSDSMQLPTDGLIPLSDVERLLAWPRIQRKRTHDQDTYTDNHKPRLLGDNGFYY
- a CDS encoding CpaD family pilus assembly protein; the protein is MNKLSLLLPALFVLAGCAPTPTTQQPSVDVVSVTNKFSLTLAGKTLSAQEKADISDFIARRGSASSLMVKIEKTTPKGEKQLEKVRLHLIESGLYPSQIWVADEATVGKGDITILVESYRAKVTACDAGKTPRTTLNAYRTQRNFGCANANALAQMVANPKDLIVGQPINGAQGQKAVSSIDNYFAPPAQNQQPNNGSSTTTQGGTL